One stretch of Gopherus flavomarginatus isolate rGopFla2 chromosome 2, rGopFla2.mat.asm, whole genome shotgun sequence DNA includes these proteins:
- the BOLA3 gene encoding bolA-like protein 3 produces MAAAISAGILGLGLGRGRRILLLRRARGAFASQTDGEARVLQVLREKFPRASAIKVVDISGGCGAMYEIHIESEEFKEKRTVQQHQMVNQALSEEIKAMHGLRIFTSIPKH; encoded by the exons ATGGCAGCCGCCATCAGCGCCGGcatcctgggcctgggcctgggccgcGGGCGCAGG ATCCTCCTGCTGCGCCGCGCGCGGGGAGCGTTCGCCTCGCAGACTGACGGGGAGGCCAGGGTGCTGCAGGTCCTCAGAGAGAAATTCCCTCGGGCTTCGGCCATCAAAGTAGTGGATATATCAG gagGCTGTGGAGCAATGTATGAAATTCATATAGAATCTGAAGAATTTAAAGAAAAGAGAACTGTCCAGCAACATCAAATGGTTAATCAG GCACTAAGTGAAGAAATTAAAGCAATGCACGGACTACGGATATTCACATCTATTCCAAAGCACTGA